The proteins below come from a single Garra rufa chromosome 3, GarRuf1.0, whole genome shotgun sequence genomic window:
- the vgf gene encoding uncharacterized protein vgf: MIWCQKTSNVPFMFLFMLFSLTVSPATFSPVTADTDTVSENYAASSSAQQQPQYTQQPEEQGTPHEENEEDDELFKDVDPRTLAAVLLEALNQPQKEKMSEREDGGMEVEKEKELQGADRDRDGHKELELVMAAAAAQGKDEEEEKKRAEEEERLTEKVTSRTTSQTVPLKEQVAPQEGPTKEEVIKEEEKQEPEEEEQLSPEEVKNLETMLEEFQSYSTATKRERDTNTGQRESRGEYFDFLDRNGLMNNEIKPKAKGNDLALSKKKIKWQLEQEKNKVQPIQRGGNFMDDFTNNPEEEVEENQEDEEQLSPEEEETRAKAEQEEVRRQAAEAQRAKAEEEKLADIASDMLLKYIVKQDKKKYQDNNGAEDKRSDEEQTSDDDDDIDPQTIDKLIEISSKLHLPADDVVDIINDVEKKKKKDAPENLPWQRPLVPPPAPVAPSTLLRKPPPSKPPQPNTNPLKAWFKDRASVKPSKQDIWTRQQWPFRTYPSYNFYQKPYRGYYPIYVQPPKPKSRYYPKPSFSINNVLGNSLDYDFDYSPRRKSRPWAQARQRVQPAFQRNLYFPHPRTFKAVPMPKPRSPPRRWPSFYYPARAPVVTREDDYYNPLRQPPQDSEEELENFIERVFMKHPRMFQ; encoded by the coding sequence ATGATCTGGTGCCAAAAAACTTCAAATGTCCCCTTCATGTTCCTGTTCATGTTATTTAGTCTCACAGTCAGTCCTGCAACCTTCAGTCCAGTGACAGCAGATACAGACACAGTAAGTGAAAACTATGCAGCATCCTCCTCTGCTCAGCAACAGCCTCAATACACTCAACAACCCGAGGAACAGGGCACGCCACACGAGGAAAATGAAGAGGATGATGAGCTTTTCAAAGACGTGGATCCTAGAACCCTAGCAGCGGTCCTTCTCGAGGCCCTCAACCAGCCCCAGAAGGAAAAGATGAGTGAACGAGAAGACGGGGGAATGGAAGTGGAAAAGGAGAAGGAACTTCAGGGCGCAGACAGAGACCGAGATGGTCACAAAGAGCTGGAGCTGGTCATGGCAGCAGCTGCAGCGCAAGGAAAAGACGAGGAAGAGGAGAAAAAAAGGGCTGAGGAAGAGGAACGGCTAACGGAGAAAGTGACGAGCCGCACTACCAGTCAGACGGTACCATTAAAAGAGCAGGTGGCCCCACAGGAGGGGCCCACAAAAGAAGAGGTGATCAAAGAGGAGGAGAAGCAGGAACCAGAGGAGGAAGAGCAGCTGAGTCCAGAGGAAGTGAAGAATCTGGAGACCATGTTAGAGGAGTTTCAGAGCTACAGCACGGCCACGAAGAGAGAGCGTGACACGAACACAGGCCAGAGGGAGAGTCGTGGGGAGTATTTTGATTTCCTGGACCGTAATGGTCTCATGAACAATGAGATCAAGCCTAAAGCTAAAGGCAATGACCTAGCACTGTCCAAGAAGAAGATAAAGTGGCAGCTCGAACAAGAGAAGAACAAAGTTCAGCCCATACAGAGAGGAGGCAACTTCATGGATGACTTTACCAACAACCCAGAGGAAGAAGTTGAGGAAAATCAAGAGGACGAAGAACAGCTGAGTCCCGAAGAAGAGGAAACTCGAGCCAAAGCGGAGCAAGAGGAGGTACGCAGACAGGCGGCAGAGGCACAAAGAGCCAAAGCAGAGGAAGAAAAGCTTGCAGATATTGCATCTGACATGCTCCTGAAATACATTGTGAAACAAGACAAGAAAAAGTATCAGGACAACAATGGTGCTGAAGATAAGCGCTCTGATGAGGAGCAGACTAGTGATGACGATGACGACATCGACCCACAGACCATCGATAAGCTGATTGAGATCTCCAGCAAGCTGCATCTTCCTGCTGACGATGTGGTGGACATCATTAACGAcgtggagaagaagaagaaaaaagatgCTCCTGAAAATCTCCCATGGCAACGTCCTCTCGTGCCGCCTCCAGCCCCCGTCGCACCTTCTACGCTGTTACGTAAACCTCCTCCCTCGAAGCCTCCTCAACCAAACACAAATCCATTAAAAGCCTGGTTCAAAGACAGGGCCTCGGTCAAGCCCAGCAAGCAAGACATTTGGACGAGGCAGCAGTGGCCCTTTCGTACCTACCCTTCCTACAACTTCTATCAAAAACCCTACCGGGGATATTACCCCATCTACGTccaacctccaaaaccaaaatcCCGCTACTATCCCAAGCCTTCTTTCTCCATCAACAACGTCTTGGGAAACTCGCTGGACTATGACTTTGATTACTCCCCCAGACGGAAGTCCAGACCCTGGGCGCAGGCGCGCCAAAGAGTCCAACCAGCCTTCCAGCGAAACCTCTACTTCCCTCACCCTCGGACTTTCAAAGCCGTACCCATGCCTAAAcctcggtcgcctccgcgtcgTTGGCCATCCTTTTATTACCCAGCCCGAGCTCCTGTAGTCACCCGAGAGGATGATTACTATAATCCGCTGAGGCAGCCACCTCAGGACAGTGAAGAGGAGCTGGAGAACTTCATCGAGAGGGTCTTCATGAAACATCCCAGGATGTTTCAGTGA